The sequence TGGTTCAGTTATTGGTTCTGGTTGTAATTCTAACTCTTGAGGAAGTTCTTCTGCAAATGAAGATTCTGGTAAATCACCTAGGTAATCTAATTTCACTTTATTTTCATCTATTCTTAGATAAGGACTACCCCCAATTGAAAAAGTTCGAAGTTTGTTACCAGGTTTCCAAGAATTTTTTCCACTGTAAATTGTAATGTATACAAATCCATTTTTTATGTCAGATGCAATTGTTAATCGATCTACAGGTTTACCTCTAGTTATGCCACTATCGGTATCTTGATGTTGTGTAGCTATCGAAATTAAATGCTCAGAATCATAGCTTACTTCTGAAATTAAGTAATCAGCCCATTTCTTCATTACAAAAAATAATGATTAGTTTCTACTAATTAAGCAATGATTTTTGGAATATTAAAAAAAATGAATTTCCAAAATTTGAATAAAATCAGGAAAATGTATGAAAATAGGCATAAAAAATAGGGTTATAATCAGCAGAGTATAACTGAAATTAATGGAAATTTCTATCGAACCCTGGAAAAAATTGATTATTCACGAGGTAATTGAATACAAATTTGAGGATTGGGTAAAGCAGATAGCATTTAGTACACGATCATCAGGAGGGGGAATTCCTACAATGCAATGGACAAATGGAGTTGTTTTCTCTCCAGCAAATTTTCCAACAACCAATTCCACAGTTGATGAACAATTGAAAGGAACGCTACATTGGTCATCTGTATCATTTGCAATTAAAGAGAAATTTGAGAAACAAATTGTTAAAGAAAATGCCACAATAAATTTAGTAGATGTTAGTGTGAATGAAATTTTTAAAGAATTGGCTACTAGTTTAAAATCACAATCAAAATATGCCAATTCAGAATCTAATACGGCCCAATGAATATTGATGAAACAATAGAAAAATGTGAGATCTCTTTAAAACAAATTAAACAATATGATCCTGATCCATTTTATGTAAATTATTTTTTTGATCAGTACATTAGTTTAAGAGAGAAAATAATAGCAGGGATTTTTGAAGAAGCCGACAGAGATTTTGGATTATTTTTAACTGGATTAATCACTGAAGAAAGTTTTCATCAAAAAGCAAAATCAAAAAATGATGAAAATGCAATTAAATTTTCAAAATGGTTTAGAACAAAATATGTTGAAGAACATAAGAATCCATATCCAAATTTTATGAGCAAAATATGTAATTTTAGAAAAAAATTTGAAAAATTACCAAATGTAAAAATTATGATTAGAGCATCAGATAGATACAAAGATGATATTAATCTAGAAATTAAAGTTCCTTTAAGTAATGAAAAATTACGTTCTAAAGAAGAATTAGATATTGAAATAAAAAGACAAATACCAGTTTTTTTAGAAGTTATTAATCATAAAAGACGTGAAAAAAATGAGCCTAAAGTTGAAAATAATCAGATAGTTGCTTCCACATTTTTAGATATTGAAGATCATAAAAATATTGAAGTTGTTTATGCATCTGAAATTTACATACCAGTGATGAAACGGCTAGTTGAAGAAGCAAGGATGAAAATTAAAGAATTGATTAGGAATAATTGAAAATTTATTCAGATAAACCAAAAATTGAATGTTCAGATTTTATTTTGACTATTGGAAGATATGAGTAGCCATGATCAAAATTATCAGAAAATTCTGGATCCTGACCCTGATTACCCTGGTATTTGACAAAATGCTTGGTAGGTTCTGAATCTAATTCAACGTAATTGAAATTATAGTATACTTCATCCATTTCAAGCGAAGTAATGTATCCCATTACCCAAGATTTGTTGTGGGGCAATGCAAAAAGCGTAAGATTTTGTTCATCTGGAAATTCTGGATCATATGTTAATCGGGCTAAACTTCCTAAATCTTTAACTTGTATTGGGTGAAATTGATCAGATATTTTCTTTGATTTTACAGGCAAAGATGAAATCTTAGATTCCATATGAACGATAGGCGCATAGTTAGAATTAGTTTTTGTAGATTCAACAATATCACAAATTTCTTTTCCAGAATCAACTTGGTATGAAACATATCTTCCTGATTTTAAAATTGGTGTATAAAAAATCAACAATGTATTTGCAAGAGTCAAACTACTTGAAATAATTCTAGTACCATCTAATTCTTGGGAATATACTCGTTTAGGATATTCTTGCAATGCACATGTAAATCTCGCTAAATCATCAAAACTAGATAATTCTACATAGTATTCATTCTGAGTAATGGACATCAAAAAATTATGAAATAATCATGGTTTTATTCTTTCCACATTATGAGAATTTTTTGTTTGTAATTTTTTTCTATCAAAAAATTCCATAATAAAATGAAAAAGAATAAGCTTGCCAAAAACAATCATGGAAATTAAAGACAGAACATATTCTTCTAAATGAAACAAATATCCAGTAACGCCTATTGCAGTCATGATTTCTAATCCAGTACAAGTACAAAAAAAGAGAAATTTTTCTCTCAATTCAACAATTTATTGGGATTTTGGCCACATTGAAGCCCAAGTTTCAGCAAATTTTTTCATCATTTCGCCGTAAACATTCATCTGTTCTAAACCAGATGAGCTAAGAGTCTTTTGCCAATTTTCAGCAAATTGTTTGAAAGTGGATGCATTAGTGTCATTAAGGGCCTTTTGCCAATTTTCACTAAATTCTTTGAAAGAATTCATTCCAACATCATTGAGAGCTTTTTGCCAATTTTCTCCAAATAATTTCATGGTTTCAGCACTTGATTCAACATTTGCTTTATCCCAAACACCATTGAATTTGGTTTGCATGTCTTTACTTGCAGTTTGAATTTGCTCAAATAGAGATTTCCAATTTTCAAGTGATTTTGTATATTCTTGCCATAATGAATCCCATTCATTATTTTTTGGTTGATCTGACATTAACTAAAGATATTGTTCATTATTCTTAAGTGGATCTATGAGAATATAGGTTATTTTTGGCGATGTTTTATTCTAGTATCCATTCGGATTTTACCTTCTTCAAATTTTATCCTATCATCATCTGTTTTTAGTGATAATTTAGGAACATGTGTGGGTTTTCCATTTTTATCAAGTGCTACAAATGTTACAAAAGCAGTTCCAGTAACAGTTCGAATTCCAGTCACAATATCTTCAGCTTCAGCTCTAACTTCTATTTCCATTGATGAATTATGAACATAATTTATCCTAGCATTTAATGTTAGAACATTGCCAACAAAAACAGGTTTTAAAAAATTCACACTATCCATAGATACAGTAACTGCATTTGATTGACAATGACGTTGAGCAACAATTCCTGCTACCATGTCGATATGTTTTAGAATTTCACCTCCAAAGACATTTCCAGCTGGATTTGCATCTGAAGGAAACATTCTAACAATTACTTCAGCATGAGATTCTGAAGGGCTTTTTTCTCGCATATTGGAGCTTTCTGATGACATTTTTTATCTTATTATGATTCTCAATTTAATTTAATCAGTTGATTTTAGTTATTTGAAATATTTTTCGAGTTTAATTTTATCAATTTTCGGGATTTTTGCTAACTCAAATCCCTCTGGACGCTTAGATAAGGATCTAGTAGCATCAATACCCATTTTGGCAGTTTGCAATTTTTGTTGATTGCTTGATGGATCCAAACTGGAACCACGAACATTTTTGAGGATAACTAGATCTTTGTCAGCTTGAAATCTTGTAGCCATAGCATATTCTACAGATTCAGCATTATTGGGATCAATATCTTCATCAACTACAGTGACTTGTTTTAATGAACGATGTGATTCAAATGTTTTTTTAATAATTTTTTTGGGATCTGAGTCATTTTTCTTTTTAATTTGCACTACTGCATGTAACCAGTTACATCCACCATTAGTCATAGAAACTTGTTTTGTTTGAGAGAATGATTTTTTCAATTCTCCATTTAATTTTGATTCAATTGGCATTCCCATCAACAATCTATGTTCTGAATATCCAGATAAAACATCATGGAAAATTGGATTATTTCTAAAATAGAGATTTTCAAGTTCAAAAACAGGTTGAGATCTTTTATGATCATATGTCTGAAGCATTTCAACCATCCATTCTGGATGTGTTTTATCACGAAGAATTTTTCCTTCCATAACAAATTCAGAACCAGAAGGAACATTCAATCCAGTAAAAGGAAGTTTTGCTAAAGTTAATTTTCCACCTAAAAGAGAATTAGCAATATCGATTTCATCCTTTCCCCAATCAGCTTGATATGCACCAGCAATAGAAATTGCAGGATGCACCCCTACAGTTATGGCAATTTTAAGATCTTCACCATGTTCTTTAGCATCAGTAAAACATCGATGAAGATGACGACCTTCAACCATCCTAATAGAAAAATGAGTTTTATCAATTGGCATCATTCTGTGAAATGAAGAATTTTGTTTGCCAGTTTCAGGATTTTTAGCATATGCTACAGAGGATGTGATAAATGGACCAGATTCCTTTTCAAAATGAGTAACTATAGGCATGGAAAGTAGGTTTTTTGACTTGTTTTCCATAAATTTTCCAGATGAAACAATTTTAGGTTTTTTTGCTTTTTTAATTGCAGAAATTACTTTTTCATGAATATTATTTTCTGTGCCATTAACGGCAATTGCAAATCGCTTTCTAGTTCCAACTAAATTTGCTATCAATCTAAAATTACTTTCTTTTATTTTTTCAAACAATACAGCATTTGATCCATCAACCTTAGCAGTGATTCCAGCAATTTCATATTTTGTTGACACAGGAGATTTTACAGTTTTGAGTTCATTGATTTTTTTAATTTGTGAAATGTAGCTTCTTAAATCACTCATTCTCAATCATCTCCATAATCTCAGACATTAAGGCTTTTGCCGTATCTGATTCTAAAGGTTTTTGAATAAAAGCAGAAACTAAAGCAATCCCTCTCATTCTAGTACTAATTCTTTCAGAAACAAGTTTTAAAAAAAGAGATTCAGATCTGGATGGAATAATAGTAGTTGTAATTGGTGTTGGTCCTGTTGCTAATGAAACTACCATGGATCCCAATTTGTTTGATCCTTCAGTAACTGAAATAAAATAACCATTTTCGAATTTTTGAATTTGTAAAGAAAAACTACGACTCCCCAAACTTACCATTTTATGGAAAAATCCATTTGGAGAGGTCAACGAGCTATGAACAAATCTTATGCTTTTATTGCTATTGTTTCACTTTTCTGGGAAGCAACAACTTCAGGGTTCTTTTTGCAATTCTTCTCATGCTTGTCTGGATAAACAAAGAGTTTTTCACAGTGTGTACATGGAGTTTTTTCCTTACTTTTTGCTTTAGCTTTGGATTTTGTTGTTTTTGCTTTAGCTGTTTTAGCTTTAGATTTTGCTTTAACAGTTACTTCTACAACTTCTGATTCAATTTCAGTAGCTGCTGCAGCTTCCATAGAATCAGCCTCAACTCTTGCTCGCAATTTTGCTTTGTATTTCAAATTACGTGGTTTTGTTCTTAATCTATATCCACAACATGGACACCAAAGTCCTTCCCATTTGATGAAAATTTCACAAATCTGGCATCGACGTTGTCCAGAAGCATATCTTCCAGTGCCAACAGGCTTTTGAGCCTTATATCTAACACAAATTCCTTTACAAGTCATCTTGGTAATATTGTATAGAATTCATAACTATATAAGCATGGATCGATAAATTTCATATAAAATATTAAAATTTCTTGTAAATATTTTAGATTAATGGTCGATCAAAATTATTATTTTCAAATAAAAACACAAAATTAACAATAAATATGTATAGCTGATTTTGATATCATGTTTTTTGAAATAATAATATGTGTCAATATAGGTGTTTGACAAAAAATTTCATTTTTTTATAAAAAAATAGTGAAAATTTATAATATTATCATACTTTCATCGTCATTAAACCATGAAAAAAGTAGAAATTTCATATAAAATCAAATTTTTCTCAAAAAATATCAAAATTACTAACCTGTAATAGATAATGGAAGAATTGAATGTCGATATCCTTCTCGCTGAGAAATATATTTTGCTGAGAGCATATCTCGTTTTCCCCGCTGATTAAAATTTTTAATTTTCATACTTGTTTTTCTTTCATCTATAAATTCCAATTCAAATGATGAACAATATTTTAGATTAAGCATTTTTACAATTTGTTTGGCAACAAGCATATTTCCATCGCCAATTTTCAGAATTTTTCTTTTAGCTCGAAGACCACTTAAAATTCCAATAATATGGTAGACCAATTCCTCAATTGAATTATGAACTGATCTCTCAATTTCTATGCCATAATAAAATATGGATAAACCAATTCGCTGACCAGGATCAACTCCTAAAACTAGATTTTCTTCTTCAAAACTGAGATTAAGTTTTTGCATCATTACACCTCTAAGAACAGTAGGATGGTGTTCAAGAACATCTTCATGAAGTAAAATCTTTTCACATTTTTTAGGAGATTCCATTTGAGTTGTAAGAATTAAATTTCCAGAATAGAACTCTATTTCTTCAGGTAGTATAGAATCAAAACATAGATTGAGACGTTTCAGATAAGTTGAAAATCTATAGTATGGTTTACCATAGGTAGTAGCAATTCCAATACGTGAATTCTGTAAGGGATCGATGATTGATGAAATGAAATATTAGATTTAGGTTTATGCTTTCAAAACTGTTGACACTACATGTTTGACTGCTTCATCAAAATTTGCATCAATTTTTGACTGCATTTCAGATAATTTTGCTTCACCCTCTTGAGCAATTTTTGTGGATTCCGCAGTTGCTTTATCTTTAGAAGTATTGATAATGACTTCAGCCTCTTTAGTGGCCATTTCACGAGTTTTTTCTAACAAATTATCAATTTCAGATAGAGCCTTTACAGATAGTTGTTTTTTCATATCCCCTACCTTACTATTTAGAGAATCTAGATCATCTTCTAAGGCATTTAATGATTTGATAATTCCTGTGACTTTGGATTCAGCCATACTACTCATTATGTACTAAATCTGATAATCCATTACTTAAATCATTCATTTTCAGGCACAAGAATATGGCATTCTAAGATTATCCAGTTGTTAAAAGCAAGATAGCTCGAGCAAGATCGCCTTCAGCCTCTTCTAAAGCATTTTTGGCTTTTTCTTCATCAACACCAGCTTGTTGACTTACAAGCTGAATATCCTCTTCGGAGTAAATTGGAACTTCTAATTCCCTTTCTTCATAACTATCAGCAGTTACTGTAAAAATTGAATTGTCTTTTGCTTTCATTTCAGTAACAGCAGGCTTTGAAATAATGATTTCTTTTTTATCAGTTTTAATTATAACTTCTTGAACATTAGATAATTCATTCATATCCAAACCCATCTTATCCATCATTCTTCGCATTTCGCGGTTTCCTCCTCCTCGCATCATGATGTTATTTCCTCATTACGACTTTTTAAACTATCTCTGATCTTTATGGCCACTCCTCTATCAAAATCAGAAATCATATCAGATGCCAATAGTGCCCTTCCTACGGCTATTACCTTATTTTTGAATAATACAGGAGTGTCTGCAGATATTTGGACATTTTTTCCACATGATACAACATGCTTACAAAATACAGATCTGCCCTGCTCAACAAAAGGGGCAGCATCAGAATTTATCTCAATACAATTTTCTTTAAATTTTTTATTTTTCAGTAACATTTGAGCAAAATGAATACTAATTGCAAGACTTCCATCAATTCTCAAAGTACATAGAAATTTCCCTTTATGAGAAACGGTTCTAATTCTACCAGTCTTTCTAGAAAAAGTCATTTCAATATCTTTTGGTAATAATTTTGATGTGCCATTTCCAAATAATGCATCAAGAGAATGCTGGAGTTTAACGATATGATCCAATACTCATAGTAGAATTTTTTCTAAATATTAGTTCAGTGATAGTCTATATTGGAAGGATCAAACTATATAGAATAGAATTTTCCGTTTAGATTATGGAAGATGGGGGAGAAACTAGGAAAATACAGTTTACCGGTAAATCATCATACATTGTTTCATTGCCAAAACAATGGATAATGGAATTGGGTCTCAAACAAGGAGACCAAATCAGAATGGTTCGAAAGGGTTCATCAACATTAGAGTTGTATCCACCAAAATTTGAATCCAGAATTCAGAAAAAAGAAGAAGCAGTAATAGAAATTGACGGAGGAGAAGAAGCAGCCTCTATTGTTAGAAAATTAATTTCGTTGTACTTTTTAGGATTCAAAACGATTAATGTAAAACCAAAAAATGGCATACTGAGTGCACATCAAAGAAACACAGTAAAAAAAGCTGTGAAGCGAATGTTAATGGGTTCTGAAATAATTGCCGATTCAACAAGTGGGATTACAGTCCAAGTTCTTGTTAATTTGTTAGAATTATCAGTAGATGGTGCCTTCAAGCGAATGATTCACCTAGCAAAATCAATGTCAAGTGATGCAATTTTGGCTGTAAAAGAAAATAATTTAGAATTAGCCCAAGAAGTTATCAATACAGATGATGAAGTAGATAGATTTGGATTTTATATTATCAGACAATTAAAGATCGCAATTCAAAATGAGCATATGTTAAAAGAAATGGGTTTTAGAAATGCTAGGAATTGCTTAGGGTATAGACTGGTTGTAAAAAATATAGAGAGAACAGGAGATCATGCTGCATTCATAGCAAAAGATCTGATTGAATTTAAAAAACCTGTAAAAAAAGAGATTTTGCAAAAATTACAGGATATGAATGAGTTTTGTTTATCTGTTTTAGACGATTCATGTCTTGCATTATTCAAAGAAGATTACTATCAAGCTGAAAAAACAATAACAAAAATTGAGGAAATTGCAAAATTTGAAAAGAAAGTAAGAGATGCTTCTAAATCATTAAAAGATGATGAGGAGATTTACAGGGTAAGAAGAATGACTGAAAATATTCGAAGAGTCGCTGAATATGCTAGCGATATAGCTGAAATAGTTTTGAATATGAATATTGAAAAAACGTTAAAAAAATCGGATTAATTTACTAAAAACATGTCCAATACAATTATCTTAGATTCAATTAATAAAATGAAATAGAATGAATTCTGCAATTTTAATCACATATGATCAAGAAGACTCAATAAATGAGGCAAAAGGATTGTGTGATGCAGCTGGTTATGAGGTAGTCCACGTAATAACACAAGATTATCTTCAGAAACCAAAGTATGGCATCAGTGGCGGAGTACTGGAACAATTGCAAGAAATTGCAGACAAGTTAAGACCAGACATCATAGTGTTTGATGAGATTTTAAAACCAAGCCAGAACTACAATCTTGCTACAGAATTACACAGAGAAGTGTTAGATAGAGAAGCATTGATTCTGGAGA comes from Nitrosopumilus oxyclinae and encodes:
- a CDS encoding acyl-CoA thioesterase; this translates as MSSESSNMREKSPSESHAEVIVRMFPSDANPAGNVFGGEILKHIDMVAGIVAQRHCQSNAVTVSMDSVNFLKPVFVGNVLTLNARINYVHNSSMEIEVRAEAEDIVTGIRTVTGTAFVTFVALDKNGKPTHVPKLSLKTDDDRIKFEEGKIRMDTRIKHRQK
- a CDS encoding phosphate uptake regulator PhoU, which produces MEDGGETRKIQFTGKSSYIVSLPKQWIMELGLKQGDQIRMVRKGSSTLELYPPKFESRIQKKEEAVIEIDGGEEAASIVRKLISLYFLGFKTINVKPKNGILSAHQRNTVKKAVKRMLMGSEIIADSTSGITVQVLVNLLELSVDGAFKRMIHLAKSMSSDAILAVKENNLELAQEVINTDDEVDRFGFYIIRQLKIAIQNEHMLKEMGFRNARNCLGYRLVVKNIERTGDHAAFIAKDLIEFKKPVKKEILQKLQDMNEFCLSVLDDSCLALFKEDYYQAEKTITKIEEIAKFEKKVRDASKSLKDDEEIYRVRRMTENIRRVAEYASDIAEIVLNMNIEKTLKKSD
- a CDS encoding PUA domain-containing protein, giving the protein MDHIVKLQHSLDALFGNGTSKLLPKDIEMTFSRKTGRIRTVSHKGKFLCTLRIDGSLAISIHFAQMLLKNKKFKENCIEINSDAAPFVEQGRSVFCKHVVSCGKNVQISADTPVLFKNKVIAVGRALLASDMISDFDRGVAIKIRDSLKSRNEEITS
- a CDS encoding UbiD family decarboxylase → MSDLRSYISQIKKINELKTVKSPVSTKYEIAGITAKVDGSNAVLFEKIKESNFRLIANLVGTRKRFAIAVNGTENNIHEKVISAIKKAKKPKIVSSGKFMENKSKNLLSMPIVTHFEKESGPFITSSVAYAKNPETGKQNSSFHRMMPIDKTHFSIRMVEGRHLHRCFTDAKEHGEDLKIAITVGVHPAISIAGAYQADWGKDEIDIANSLLGGKLTLAKLPFTGLNVPSGSEFVMEGKILRDKTHPEWMVEMLQTYDHKRSQPVFELENLYFRNNPIFHDVLSGYSEHRLLMGMPIESKLNGELKKSFSQTKQVSMTNGGCNWLHAVVQIKKKNDSDPKKIIKKTFESHRSLKQVTVVDEDIDPNNAESVEYAMATRFQADKDLVILKNVRGSSLDPSSNQQKLQTAKMGIDATRSLSKRPEGFELAKIPKIDKIKLEKYFK
- a CDS encoding nascent polypeptide-associated complex protein; the encoded protein is MRGGGNREMRRMMDKMGLDMNELSNVQEVIIKTDKKEIIISKPAVTEMKAKDNSIFTVTADSYEERELEVPIYSEEDIQLVSQQAGVDEEKAKNALEEAEGDLARAILLLTTG
- a CDS encoding proteasome assembly chaperone 4 — translated: MTSPNGFFHKMVSLGSRSFSLQIQKFENGYFISVTEGSNKLGSMVVSLATGPTPITTTIIPSRSESLFLKLVSERISTRMRGIALVSAFIQKPLESDTAKALMSEIMEMIENE